The proteins below come from a single Oxyura jamaicensis isolate SHBP4307 breed ruddy duck chromosome 1, BPBGC_Ojam_1.0, whole genome shotgun sequence genomic window:
- the CRADD gene encoding death domain-containing protein CRADD isoform X2 — protein MDARDKQLLRSLRLELCTEVLVDGLVIQYLYQEGILTDSHVQEIKSQTTSQRKTMMLLDILPTRGPKAFDAFLESLQEFPWVKDKLNAKRKEMIVQDPAGSF, from the coding sequence ATGGATGCCAGAGACAAGCAGCTTTTACGCTCCCTGCGCCTGGAGCTCTGTACAGAGGTGCTGGTGGATGGACTGGTTATTCAGTATCTCTACCAAGAAGGGATTCTCACAGACAGTCATGTTCAAGAGATAAAATCCCAAACCACAAGTCAAAGGAAAACCATGATGCTCCTTGACATTCTCCCTACTAGAGGACCCAAAGCTTTTGATGCGTTCTTGGAGTCCTTACAGGAGTTCCCGTGGGTTAAAGACAAGTTGAATGCGAAGCGTAAGGAAATGATAGTACAAGATCCTGCAG